In the Panthera leo isolate Ple1 chromosome C2, P.leo_Ple1_pat1.1, whole genome shotgun sequence genome, TCATGTGAATCGAAGCAAGAgacagttttacatttaaatgctAAAAGTACTGGTTGGCTCTGTAGGATCTTCTGAGTCAAAAGGAATCTCGTCCAcgttttgtctttgtcttctccAGGACCCATATTTCTTGGCAACTTTCATGATGTAGTTTTTAAACGATGCTCCCATAAAAACATACAGGACTGGGTTGAGGCAGCTGTGAAAGAGTGCGATGCTCTCTGTGATTTGGATGGCAACATCCATGCGTTTGCTCATGTCACAGTCAGTGATCAGGGAGTAGATGATGTCTATGACTTGGCAGAACCTGACAATGTTATAAGGCAGCTGAGTGACAATGAAAACTATAACCACCGTGAGCAGAACTTTGAGGGGTCgagattttttaatgttgggcATCCTGATGAGTGTCCTTGCTGTGACAAAGTAGCATACTCCCATAATAAGAAAGGGTATTACAAATCCAATGCAGATTTCCAACATTTGAATTGATGCTTTCACTGATGTTCCTAGGTGATATGGAAAGATGGGAATGCACCTAGCCTTGTGATTTACTGTATAAAAAACCAGCTGTGGTATACTCAGCAAGATGGCAACCATCCAGACAAAGAAACAGATAAGCCAGCATGGTTTCCCCACTCCTGATTGACTTGGGGCTTTCGTTACTGCCCAATATCTGTCTATGCTGATACAAGCCAGAAACTGCATTCCAGAGACGAAATTGACAGTGTACAAGGCTGAAGTGACTTTGCACATGATTCTCCCTAAAACCCACCCATGAACTGCATTAACTGCCCAAAAAGGCAGAGTAAATAGAAGGAGTAAATCTGCCACTGCCAAATTCAGGATGTACACATCTGTTTT is a window encoding:
- the ACKR4 gene encoding atypical chemokine receptor 4, whose amino-acid sequence is MALEHNQSTDYYYEENEVNGTHDYSQYEVICIKEEVRKFAKVFLPAFFTIAFIIGIAGNSIVVAIYAYYKKQRTKTDVYILNLAVADLLLLFTLPFWAVNAVHGWVLGRIMCKVTSALYTVNFVSGMQFLACISIDRYWAVTKAPSQSGVGKPCWLICFFVWMVAILLSIPQLVFYTVNHKARCIPIFPYHLGTSVKASIQMLEICIGFVIPFLIMGVCYFVTARTLIRMPNIKKSRPLKVLLTVVIVFIVTQLPYNIVRFCQVIDIIYSLITDCDMSKRMDVAIQITESIALFHSCLNPVLYVFMGASFKNYIMKVAKKYGSWRRQRQNVDEIPFDSEDPTEPTSTFSI